A genomic segment from Lasioglossum baleicum chromosome 5, iyLasBale1, whole genome shotgun sequence encodes:
- the Taf1 gene encoding TATA-box binding protein associated factor 1 isoform X5, protein MVSQLHWEDDVIWNGDDIKHKKLNSKNNAAGWVPSSGNRTAQAFSQPGKGAPVPVASNVRLATSQITTPLHMQSQKNKMGMNKGNQQQSREENYDDTWYSIFPVENEELVYGLWEEEVIWDPENMRKIPKPKILTLDPNDENIVLGIPDDIDPALLHKDNGPQPKVKIPHPHVKKSKLLLGKAGVINVLEEDTPPPPPKSPDRDPFNISNDNYYMPRSSETTLRLKVGGGNLIQHSTPVVELRVPFVQTHMGQLRLRNFHRQPLRKFSRGPLAHPGPHSVLPLLKHIKKKAKQREQERIASGGGDVFFMRTPEDLSGKDGEVVLIEFSEEHPPLMNQVGMCSKVKNYYKRKAGKDQGPQKYKYGETAYAHTSPFLGILTPGQSIQAIENNMYRAPIYEHKIPETDFLVIRTRQQYYIREVDALFVAGQECPLYEVPGPNSKRANNFVRDFLQVFIYRLFWKSRDIPRRIRMDDIKKAFPSHSESSIRKRLKLCADFKRTGMDSNWWVIKPDFRLPTEEEIRAMVSPEQCCAYFSMIAAEQRLKDAGYGEKFLFTPQDDDDEEMQLKMDDEVKVAPWNTTRAYIQAMKGKCLLQLAGPADPTGCGEGFSYVRVPNKPTISKEEQEAQPKRTVTGTDADLRRLSLNNAKALLRKFGVPEEEIKKLSRWEVIDVVRTLSTEKAKAGEEGMTKFSRGNRFSIAEHQERYKEECQRIFDLQNRVLSSNEVLSTDEGESSEEDSSDIEEMGKNIENMLSNKKTSTQLSLEREEQQRHELRKMLMGEVQEQEKKSKEKKKEEEEDSPVNNFNAQQGRVLKIYRTFRNPEGKEFTRVELVRKPAVIDTYIKIRNSKDETFIKQFATLDEAQKEEMKREKRRLQEQLRRIKRNQERERMLGGPMTGSNMSSHNIFDRSNTNTPTTTSSNSILQFNNSFQSTSPASKHPKTEISPSKRKKPKLKPDLKLKCGACGNVGHMRTNKACPLYQNSITTAPVNVAMTEEQEEEIEKQLNTDDQDLVNVDGTKVKLSSKLIRHAEEMKRRTLLLKVPKEAVNSKKRRRATGDDHCDYLKRQQRPANRRRTDPVVVMSTMLESILNEMRDLPDVQPFLFPVNAKAVPDYYKIIQRPMDLQTIRENLRLKKYQSREEFLADVNQIVENSTLYNGAKSSLTVAAKRMLETCVERLGEKEDRLMRLEKAINPLLDDNDQVALTFILDNVVNNKLKSMTEAWPFLKPVNKKLVKDYYTVIKRPMDLETISKKVQAHKYHNRHEFLRDVEQILENCTIYNGKESVYTNKAEMLVKACKETLDEYDDHLTQLENNILLVQKRAMEQADIDPSWLGPDEENYTIVEPEFRGSQTSSPENPFGKSNMEDFDFVDVEGDMEGDGSRSVNSKKKDVLEEDLQFSSEDEFDEVPFGTDEQSEHAEMDTIELNEVREGGVVLADDDSQQAAEAMVQLGNVGFYMAEQQLLQQDESMDVDPNYDPSDFLLAGLPARDEKSENKIQDDLAVSESEDEAENSAQPKQKTQLSQPEEDVGGDLWF, encoded by the exons ATGGTGTCGCAATTACATTGGGAAGATGATGTTATATGGAACGGCGATGATATAAAACATAAA aaattaaataGTAAAAATAACGCTGCTGGTTGGGTACCGTCCAGTGGAAATAGAACTGCTCAAGCGTTCAGTCAGCCAGGGAAAGGTGCACCGGTCCCAGTTGCATCGAACGTTCGATTAGCCACTTCGCAAATTACAACTCCTTTGCACATGCAGTCtcagaaaaataaaat GGGTATGAACAAGGGAAATCAACAACAATCCAGGGAAGAAAATTACGACGACACCTGGTACTCGATTTTCCCTGTAGAAAATGAGGAATTAGTATACGGTCTATGGGAGGAAGAAGTAATTTGGGATCCCGAAAACATGAGAAAGATACCGAAACCTAAAATTCTCACTTTGGATCCGAACGATGAAAACATTGTTCTTGGTATTCCCGACGACATAGATCCAGCATTGCTTCATAAAGATAATGGGCCTCAACCAAAGGTAAAGATACCACATCCGCATGTTAAAAAGAGCAAATTGCTACTTGGAAAAGCGGGAGTGATTAACGTCCTGGAAGAAGAtacaccgccgccgccgccaaaGTCACCGGACAGAGATCCCTTCAATATTTCGAACGACAA TTATTATATGCCACGGTCATCGGAAACAACATTACGATTGAAAGTAGGAGGTGGGAACTTAATACAACACAGTACACCTGTGGTAGAGTTGCGTGTTCCATTTGTCCAAACTCATATGGGACAATTACGGCTTCGCAATTTCCACAGACAACCTCTAAGAAAATTCAGTCGTGGTCCACTTGCGCATCCTGGACCTCATTCTGTTTTGCCATTGTTGAAGCACATCAAGAAGAAAGCTAAG caAAGAGAACAAGAAAGAATCGCGTCTGGCGGAGGCGACGTATTTTTCATGAGAACTCCGGAAGATTTATCTGGTAAAGACGGTGAGGTGGTGCTTATCGAATTCTCAGAAGAGCATCCTCCTTTGATGAACCAAGTAGGCATGTGCTCGAAGGTGAAGAATTACTATAAAAGAAAAGCAGGCAAAGATCAAGGACCTCAGAAGTATAAATACGGAGAAACTGCGTACGCGCACACTAGTCCATTCCTTGGAATTCTTACGCCTGGTCAAAGCATACAAGCGATTGAAAATAACATGTACAGAGCGCCGATCTATGAACACAAAATTCCAGAGACTGATTTCCTAGTTATTAGAACAAG GCAGCAATATTACATCAGAGAAGTGGACGCTTTATTTGTAGCTGGGCAGGAGTGTCCGTTGTACGAAGTACCCGGACCAAACTCGAAGAGAGCTAATAATTTCGTCAGGGACTTTTTACAAGTATTCATATACAGATTGTTTTGGAAATCACGCGACATACCACGACGTATTAGAATGGACGATATTAAAAAAGCATTTCCTTCGCATAGTGAGAGTAGTATCAGGAAACGCTTGAAATTGTGCGCGGACTTCAAAAGAACTG GAATGGATTCCAATTGGTGGGTGATTAAGCCGGACTTCAGGTTGCCGACAGAAGAAGAAATTAGAGCAATGGTGTCCCCGGAACAGTGTTGCGCTTATTTTAGCATGATCGCGGCTGAGCAAAGATTAAAAGATGCAGGTTATGGTGAAAAATTCTTGTTCACTCCTCAAGATGACGATGACGAAGAAATGCAACTAAAAATGGACGACGAAGTTAAAGTCGCACCTTGGAATACAACACGAGCTTACATTCAGGCAATGAAAGGCAAATGCTTGTTGCAACTGGCAGGACCAGCAGATCCAACAGGCTGCGGCGAAGGATTCTCTTACGTCAGGGTTCCGAACAAACCAACGATAAGCAAG GAGGAGCAAGAAGCGCAACCGAAGAGAACCGTTACTGGAACAGATGCTGATTTACGAAGATTGTCCTTGAACAATGCGAAAGCGTTGCTTCGTAAATTTGGTGTTCCCGAAGAAGAGATTAAGAAGTTGTCACGATGGGAAGTTATAGACGTAGTTAGGACATTGTCTACGGAGAAAGCTAAAGCTGGGGAAGAGGGTATGACGAAATTCTCGCGAGGTAATCGATTCTCCATTGCCGAGCACCAAGAAAGATACAAGGAAGAATGCCAGAGAATATTTGATTTACAAAATCGTGTGCTATCTTCGAACGAGGTGTTGAGTACAGACGAGGGTGAAAGTTCGGAGGAAGATAGCTCCGATATAGAGGAGATGGGTAAGAACATCGAGAATATGCTTTCTAATAAGAAAACCAGCACCCAGTTGTCTCTCGAGCGAGAAGAGCAACAGCGTCACGAGTTGCGGAAAATGTTGATGGGCGAGGTCCAGGAGCAGGAAAAAAAGagtaaagaaaaaaagaaggaagaggaggaggacagTCCTGTAAATAACTTCAATGCACAGCAGGGTAGAGTCCTTAAGATCTACAGAACATTTAGAAATCCGGAAGGGAAAGAGTTCACGAGGGTGGAACTGGTTAGGAAACCAGCAGTGATAGATACGTACATAAAGATTAGGAACTCGAAGGATGAGACGTTCATCAAACAGTTTGCGACTCTGGACGAGGCGCAGAAAGAAGAGAtgaagagagagaagagaagactTCAGGAACAGTTGCGTAGAATTAAGCGGAACCAGGAGAGAGAACGTATGCTAGGCGGTCCCATGACCGGAAGCAACATGTCTTCCCATAACATATTTGACCGTAGCAATACCAATACCCCAACCACCACATCCTCGAACAGTATCCTTCAATTCAATAATTCTTTCCAGTCTACCTCTCCTGCTTCTAAACATCCTAAAACCGAAATTTCTCCTTCCAAGCGTAAAAAACCTAAACTTAAGCCAGATCTTAAATTAAAATGCGGTGCCTGTGGTAATGTGGGTCATATGCGTACAAATAAAGCCTGTCCCTTGTATCAGAACAGCATAAccactgcaccagtgaatgttGCGATGACCGAGGAACAAGAAGAAGAGATCGAAAAGCAGCTGAATACTGATGACCAAGATCTCGTTAATGTGGACGGAACTAAAGTGAAGTTGTCATCTAAACTGATCAGG CATGCCGAAGAGATGAAGAGACGCACGCTGCTGTTGAAAGTGCCTAAAGAAGCTGTCAACTCTAAGAAGCGAAGGAGAGCCACTGGCGACGATCATTGCGATTATCTAAAACGACAACAGAGACCTGCCAACAGACGTAGAACCGATCCTGTCGTTGTCATGTCTACAATGTTAGAGAGCATTCTTAACGAGATGCGAGATTTGCCAGATGTTCAACCATTTCTGTTTCCTGTTAACGCTAAG GCTGTTCCCGATTATTATAAGATCATTCAGAGACCCATGGATTTGCAAACTATTCGCGAGAATCTAAGATTAAAGAAATATCAAAGTCGAGAAGAATTTCTGGCAGATGTTAATCAGATCGTAGAAAACTCTACGTTGTATAACGGTGCGAAAAGTTCGTTAACAGTGGCCGCTAAACGTATGTTGGAGACTTGCGTAGAAAGGCTCGGCGAGAAAGAGGATCGTCTCATGAGATTAGAGAAAGCCATTAACCCTCTTCTCGATGACAACGATCAAGTCGCTTTGACGTTCATCTTGGACAACGTtgttaataataaattgaaatctATGACGGAAGCTTGGCCGTTCCTGAAACCAGTGAATAAGAAATTAGTGAAAGATTATTATACAGTAATAAAAAGACCCATGGATTTGGAGACTATATCGAAGAAAGTGCAGG cACACAAATATCATAATCGACACGAGTTTCTCCGAGACGTCGAacaaatattggaaaattgtaCGATATACAATGGAAAAGAATCTGTCTATACGAACAAGGCTGAAATGCTTGTAAAAGCTTGCAAAGAAACGTTAGATGAG TATGACGATCATTTAACGcaattagaaaataatatattattagtaCAAAAACGTGCAATGGAACAAGCAGATATAGATCCTTCTTGGCTGGGCCCGGATGAGGAAAATTATACTATCGTGGAGCCAGAATTCAGAGGG agtcaaacaagttCGCCAGAGAATCCATTTGGGAAATCGAACATGGAGGACTTCGACTTTGTGGACGTAGAAGGAGATATGGAAGGCGACGGTAGCAGAAGTGTAAATTCAAAGAAGAAAGATGTTCTCGAAGAAG ATCTACAATTCTCCAGCGAAGATGAATTCGATGAGGTTCCATTTGGTACGGATGAACAATCTGAACACGCTGAAATGGATACGATCGAATTGAACGAAGTACGAGAGGGTGGAGTGGTATTGGCAGACGATGATAGTCAGCAAGCAGCTGAAGCAATGGTACAGTTAGGTAATGTCGGTTTTTATATGGCGGAACAACAACTGCTTCAGCAAG ATGAAAGTATGGACGTCGATCCAAATTACGATCCTTCAGATTTCTTGCTGGCTGGTTTGCCAGCGAGAGACGAGAAAAGCGAGAATAAAATTCAGGACGATCTAGCTGTCTCGGAAAGTGAAGACGAGGCGGAAAATAGTGCTCAGCCAAAACAAAAAACACAATTGTCGCAACCGGAAGAAGACGTGGGTGGTGATTTGTGGTTCTAA
- the Taf1 gene encoding TATA-box binding protein associated factor 1 isoform X3: MADSEEEGDKDLMSGINMTGFLFGNIDDNGQLEDDILDPEAKQHLASLSRLGFSSFIREMMSNENASDEKDDQDDGHNEGMRAIDERDTNYVEKSPSALDFSDISELAEDLNEDNNKQDTFERRNEKENDYDADDEEVVNKSDTQLMPPPPVPEEKEVLTAEEAEAARQRKLETPLASMLPSKYANVDVAELFPDFRANKVLRFSRLFGPGKPSSLPQVWRGVKKRRKKKRHHDVRDSDSGSDQDEKKPKFKGWILNYGPDPNPDMCCSDDENKLLLPVEDKEQTGKTGETGENGDMGPKVADWRFGPAQLWYDMLQVPETGDGFNYGFKLVDKTEEQIDKEAAEEFSDDAFLMVSQLHWEDDVIWNGDDIKHKVLQKLNSKNNAAGWVPSSGNRTAQAFSQPGKGAPVPVASNVRLATSQITTPLHMQSQKNKMGMNKGNQQQSREENYDDTWYSIFPVENEELVYGLWEEEVIWDPENMRKIPKPKILTLDPNDENIVLGIPDDIDPALLHKDNGPQPKVKIPHPHVKKSKLLLGKAGVINVLEEDTPPPPPKSPDRDPFNISNDNYYMPRSSETTLRLKVGGGNLIQHSTPVVELRVPFVQTHMGQLRLRNFHRQPLRKFSRGPLAHPGPHSVLPLLKHIKKKAKQREQERIASGGGDVFFMRTPEDLSGKDGEVVLIEFSEEHPPLMNQVGMCSKVKNYYKRKAGKDQGPQKYKYGETAYAHTSPFLGILTPGQSIQAIENNMYRAPIYEHKIPETDFLVIRTRQQYYIREVDALFVAGQECPLYEVPGPNSKRANNFVRDFLQVFIYRLFWKSRDIPRRIRMDDIKKAFPSHSESSIRKRLKLCADFKRTGMDSNWWVIKPDFRLPTEEEIRAMVSPEQCCAYFSMIAAEQRLKDAGYGEKFLFTPQDDDDEEMQLKMDDEVKVAPWNTTRAYIQAMKGKCLLQLAGPADPTGCGEGFSYVRVPNKPTISKEEQEAQPKRTVTGTDADLRRLSLNNAKALLRKFGVPEEEIKKLSRWEVIDVVRTLSTEKAKAGEEGMTKFSRGNRFSIAEHQERYKEECQRIFDLQNRVLSSNEVLSTDEGESSEEDSSDIEEMGKNIENMLSNKKTSTQLSLEREEQQRHELRKMLMGEVQEQEKKSKEKKKEEEEDSPVNNFNAQQGRVLKIYRTFRNPEGKEFTRVELVRKPAVIDTYIKIRNSKDETFIKQFATLDEAQKEEMKREKRRLQEQLRRIKRNQERERMLGGPMTGSNMSSHNIFDRSNTNTPTTTSSNSILQFNNSFQSTSPASKHPKTEISPSKRKKPKLKPDLKLKCGACGNVGHMRTNKACPLYQNSITTAPVNVAMTEEQEEEIEKQLNTDDQDLVNVDGTKVKLSSKLIRHAEEMKRRTLLLKVPKEAVNSKKRRRATGDDHCDYLKRQQRPANRRRTDPVVVMSTMLESILNEMRDLPDVQPFLFPVNAKAVPDYYKIIQRPMDLQTIRENLRLKKYQSREEFLADVNQIVENSTLYNGAKSSLTVAAKRMLETCVERLGEKEDRLMRLEKAINPLLDDNDQVALTFILDNVVNNKLKSMTEAWPFLKPVNKKLVKDYYTVIKRPMDLETISKKVQAHKYHNRHEFLRDVEQILENCTIYNGKESVYTNKAEMLVKACKETLDEYDDHLTQLENNILLVQKRAMEQADIDPSWLGPDEENYTIVEPEFRGSQTSSPENPFGKSNMEDFDFVDVEGDMEGDGSRSVNSKKKDVLEEDLQFSSEDEFDEVPFGTDEQSEHAEMDTIELNEVREGGVVLADDDSQQAAEAMVQLDESMDVDPNYDPSDFLLAGLPARDEKSENKIQDDLAVSESEDEAENSAQPKQKTQLSQPEEDVGGDLWF; encoded by the exons atggctGATTCCGAGGAAGAAGGCGATAAAGATTTGATGTCTGGAATCAATATGACTGGTTTCCTGTTCGGAAACATTGATGATAATGGTCAACTGGAAGATGATATTCTTGATCCGGAAGCAAAACAGCATTTAGCGTCGCTTAGTCGTCTTGGCTTCAGCTCGTTTATTCGAGAAATGATGTCTAATGAAAATGCTAGCGACGAAAAGGATGACCAAGACGATGGACACAACGAAGGAATGAGAGCTATCGATGAAAGGGATACAAATTATGTTGAGAAGTCACCTAGTGCCCTTGATTTTTCAGATATAAGTGAATTAGCAGAAGATTTAAATGAGGATAATA ATAAACAGGACACATTCGAAAGgagaaacgaaaaagaaaatgattACGATGCAGACGACGAAGAAGTTGTTAACAAGTCTGACACGCAATTAATGCCTCCTCCTCCGGTACCCGAGGAAAAAGAAGTGCTTACAGCGGAGGAGGCAGAAGCTGCCCGACAGCGGAAATTAGAAACCCCTCTCGCTTCTATGTTACCATCAAAATATGCTAATGTCGACGTGGCTGAATTGTTTCCTGACTTTCGTGCGAACAAAGTACTAAGATTTTCAAGACTTTTCGGTCCGGGGAAGCCTAGCAGCCTTCCGCAAGTATGGAGAGGTGTTAAAAAACGGCGGAAAAAGAAACGACATCATGATGTTAGAGATTCAGATTCTGGTTCGGATCAGGATGAAAAGAAACCAAAGTTCAAG GGTTGGATATTGAATTACGGTCCAGATCCAAATCCAGATATGTGTTGTTCCGACGATGAGAATAAATTATTGTTACCAGTAGAGGACAAAGAGCAAACTGGAAAAACAGGTGAAACCGGCGAAAATGGAGATATGGGACCGAAAGTAGCAGATTGGCGGTTCGGACCTGCACAGCTTTGGTACGATATGCTTCAAGTCCCAGAAACTGGAGATGGTTTTAATTATGGATTTAAACTTGTAGATAAG ACAGAGGAACAGATCGATAAAGAAGCTGCCGAAGAATTTTCCGATGATGCATTTTTAATGGTGTCGCAATTACATTGGGAAGATGATGTTATATGGAACGGCGATGATATAAAACATAAA GtgttacagaaattaaataGTAAAAATAACGCTGCTGGTTGGGTACCGTCCAGTGGAAATAGAACTGCTCAAGCGTTCAGTCAGCCAGGGAAAGGTGCACCGGTCCCAGTTGCATCGAACGTTCGATTAGCCACTTCGCAAATTACAACTCCTTTGCACATGCAGTCtcagaaaaataaaat GGGTATGAACAAGGGAAATCAACAACAATCCAGGGAAGAAAATTACGACGACACCTGGTACTCGATTTTCCCTGTAGAAAATGAGGAATTAGTATACGGTCTATGGGAGGAAGAAGTAATTTGGGATCCCGAAAACATGAGAAAGATACCGAAACCTAAAATTCTCACTTTGGATCCGAACGATGAAAACATTGTTCTTGGTATTCCCGACGACATAGATCCAGCATTGCTTCATAAAGATAATGGGCCTCAACCAAAGGTAAAGATACCACATCCGCATGTTAAAAAGAGCAAATTGCTACTTGGAAAAGCGGGAGTGATTAACGTCCTGGAAGAAGAtacaccgccgccgccgccaaaGTCACCGGACAGAGATCCCTTCAATATTTCGAACGACAA TTATTATATGCCACGGTCATCGGAAACAACATTACGATTGAAAGTAGGAGGTGGGAACTTAATACAACACAGTACACCTGTGGTAGAGTTGCGTGTTCCATTTGTCCAAACTCATATGGGACAATTACGGCTTCGCAATTTCCACAGACAACCTCTAAGAAAATTCAGTCGTGGTCCACTTGCGCATCCTGGACCTCATTCTGTTTTGCCATTGTTGAAGCACATCAAGAAGAAAGCTAAG caAAGAGAACAAGAAAGAATCGCGTCTGGCGGAGGCGACGTATTTTTCATGAGAACTCCGGAAGATTTATCTGGTAAAGACGGTGAGGTGGTGCTTATCGAATTCTCAGAAGAGCATCCTCCTTTGATGAACCAAGTAGGCATGTGCTCGAAGGTGAAGAATTACTATAAAAGAAAAGCAGGCAAAGATCAAGGACCTCAGAAGTATAAATACGGAGAAACTGCGTACGCGCACACTAGTCCATTCCTTGGAATTCTTACGCCTGGTCAAAGCATACAAGCGATTGAAAATAACATGTACAGAGCGCCGATCTATGAACACAAAATTCCAGAGACTGATTTCCTAGTTATTAGAACAAG GCAGCAATATTACATCAGAGAAGTGGACGCTTTATTTGTAGCTGGGCAGGAGTGTCCGTTGTACGAAGTACCCGGACCAAACTCGAAGAGAGCTAATAATTTCGTCAGGGACTTTTTACAAGTATTCATATACAGATTGTTTTGGAAATCACGCGACATACCACGACGTATTAGAATGGACGATATTAAAAAAGCATTTCCTTCGCATAGTGAGAGTAGTATCAGGAAACGCTTGAAATTGTGCGCGGACTTCAAAAGAACTG GAATGGATTCCAATTGGTGGGTGATTAAGCCGGACTTCAGGTTGCCGACAGAAGAAGAAATTAGAGCAATGGTGTCCCCGGAACAGTGTTGCGCTTATTTTAGCATGATCGCGGCTGAGCAAAGATTAAAAGATGCAGGTTATGGTGAAAAATTCTTGTTCACTCCTCAAGATGACGATGACGAAGAAATGCAACTAAAAATGGACGACGAAGTTAAAGTCGCACCTTGGAATACAACACGAGCTTACATTCAGGCAATGAAAGGCAAATGCTTGTTGCAACTGGCAGGACCAGCAGATCCAACAGGCTGCGGCGAAGGATTCTCTTACGTCAGGGTTCCGAACAAACCAACGATAAGCAAG GAGGAGCAAGAAGCGCAACCGAAGAGAACCGTTACTGGAACAGATGCTGATTTACGAAGATTGTCCTTGAACAATGCGAAAGCGTTGCTTCGTAAATTTGGTGTTCCCGAAGAAGAGATTAAGAAGTTGTCACGATGGGAAGTTATAGACGTAGTTAGGACATTGTCTACGGAGAAAGCTAAAGCTGGGGAAGAGGGTATGACGAAATTCTCGCGAGGTAATCGATTCTCCATTGCCGAGCACCAAGAAAGATACAAGGAAGAATGCCAGAGAATATTTGATTTACAAAATCGTGTGCTATCTTCGAACGAGGTGTTGAGTACAGACGAGGGTGAAAGTTCGGAGGAAGATAGCTCCGATATAGAGGAGATGGGTAAGAACATCGAGAATATGCTTTCTAATAAGAAAACCAGCACCCAGTTGTCTCTCGAGCGAGAAGAGCAACAGCGTCACGAGTTGCGGAAAATGTTGATGGGCGAGGTCCAGGAGCAGGAAAAAAAGagtaaagaaaaaaagaaggaagaggaggaggacagTCCTGTAAATAACTTCAATGCACAGCAGGGTAGAGTCCTTAAGATCTACAGAACATTTAGAAATCCGGAAGGGAAAGAGTTCACGAGGGTGGAACTGGTTAGGAAACCAGCAGTGATAGATACGTACATAAAGATTAGGAACTCGAAGGATGAGACGTTCATCAAACAGTTTGCGACTCTGGACGAGGCGCAGAAAGAAGAGAtgaagagagagaagagaagactTCAGGAACAGTTGCGTAGAATTAAGCGGAACCAGGAGAGAGAACGTATGCTAGGCGGTCCCATGACCGGAAGCAACATGTCTTCCCATAACATATTTGACCGTAGCAATACCAATACCCCAACCACCACATCCTCGAACAGTATCCTTCAATTCAATAATTCTTTCCAGTCTACCTCTCCTGCTTCTAAACATCCTAAAACCGAAATTTCTCCTTCCAAGCGTAAAAAACCTAAACTTAAGCCAGATCTTAAATTAAAATGCGGTGCCTGTGGTAATGTGGGTCATATGCGTACAAATAAAGCCTGTCCCTTGTATCAGAACAGCATAAccactgcaccagtgaatgttGCGATGACCGAGGAACAAGAAGAAGAGATCGAAAAGCAGCTGAATACTGATGACCAAGATCTCGTTAATGTGGACGGAACTAAAGTGAAGTTGTCATCTAAACTGATCAGG CATGCCGAAGAGATGAAGAGACGCACGCTGCTGTTGAAAGTGCCTAAAGAAGCTGTCAACTCTAAGAAGCGAAGGAGAGCCACTGGCGACGATCATTGCGATTATCTAAAACGACAACAGAGACCTGCCAACAGACGTAGAACCGATCCTGTCGTTGTCATGTCTACAATGTTAGAGAGCATTCTTAACGAGATGCGAGATTTGCCAGATGTTCAACCATTTCTGTTTCCTGTTAACGCTAAG GCTGTTCCCGATTATTATAAGATCATTCAGAGACCCATGGATTTGCAAACTATTCGCGAGAATCTAAGATTAAAGAAATATCAAAGTCGAGAAGAATTTCTGGCAGATGTTAATCAGATCGTAGAAAACTCTACGTTGTATAACGGTGCGAAAAGTTCGTTAACAGTGGCCGCTAAACGTATGTTGGAGACTTGCGTAGAAAGGCTCGGCGAGAAAGAGGATCGTCTCATGAGATTAGAGAAAGCCATTAACCCTCTTCTCGATGACAACGATCAAGTCGCTTTGACGTTCATCTTGGACAACGTtgttaataataaattgaaatctATGACGGAAGCTTGGCCGTTCCTGAAACCAGTGAATAAGAAATTAGTGAAAGATTATTATACAGTAATAAAAAGACCCATGGATTTGGAGACTATATCGAAGAAAGTGCAGG cACACAAATATCATAATCGACACGAGTTTCTCCGAGACGTCGAacaaatattggaaaattgtaCGATATACAATGGAAAAGAATCTGTCTATACGAACAAGGCTGAAATGCTTGTAAAAGCTTGCAAAGAAACGTTAGATGAG TATGACGATCATTTAACGcaattagaaaataatatattattagtaCAAAAACGTGCAATGGAACAAGCAGATATAGATCCTTCTTGGCTGGGCCCGGATGAGGAAAATTATACTATCGTGGAGCCAGAATTCAGAGGG agtcaaacaagttCGCCAGAGAATCCATTTGGGAAATCGAACATGGAGGACTTCGACTTTGTGGACGTAGAAGGAGATATGGAAGGCGACGGTAGCAGAAGTGTAAATTCAAAGAAGAAAGATGTTCTCGAAGAAG ATCTACAATTCTCCAGCGAAGATGAATTCGATGAGGTTCCATTTGGTACGGATGAACAATCTGAACACGCTGAAATGGATACGATCGAATTGAACGAAGTACGAGAGGGTGGAGTGGTATTGGCAGACGATGATAGTCAGCAAGCAGCTGAAGCAATGGTACAGTTAG ATGAAAGTATGGACGTCGATCCAAATTACGATCCTTCAGATTTCTTGCTGGCTGGTTTGCCAGCGAGAGACGAGAAAAGCGAGAATAAAATTCAGGACGATCTAGCTGTCTCGGAAAGTGAAGACGAGGCGGAAAATAGTGCTCAGCCAAAACAAAAAACACAATTGTCGCAACCGGAAGAAGACGTGGGTGGTGATTTGTGGTTCTAA